ATTTCCATTCAAACTTTCACTTTTCTGGAAACCTTTCTTCTTCGCATACTAAGGTACTCTCAATTTCTTCTTACGTTTTTCTTTTTTGTTTATTATTACCATGTCTAAATGTGGTATTAAGGCCTCTTTTAGCGATGTTAATCCCTCCTTGCTGTCGTATCTGATTGAGATGCTCGGTTTGAAATCTGGTGATATCGTTATTCCGGCTAGCGATAAGCACATCTTGAATCCTCCTAAGGGTTACATTGGCGTGTATACCCAATTGTTTACTGAGTGTAACGTTAGGGTTCCTTTTTCTTCTTTCCTCCTCAGTGTTTTAGACCACTTAAAAGTGAATATTTCTGTTTTTCATCCTTTGGCTGTGAAAAAGGTTATGGCTTTTGAGGTAATGTGTAGGGCTTATGGTGGTGAACCTTCTGTTGATCTTTTTCGCCGCTTCTTTCGCACTGGTGATACCGGTGATTGGGTTACTATTCAAAAATGGAAGAGTAGGAGAGGTGCTCCTCCTCCTGTTTATTGCTTTGCTTCCCAATTTCCTGATGTTCGTAATTGGAAGTGTTCCTTCGTTTTTCTGAAAAAATCCTTTCTGCATCCGAAAGATTATCCTTTCGTTTCTGATCCTGAGAGGGCGTTTGTTCCTAATGAATACAAGGATCCTATCCCTTTTGTTTCTGAAGATGATGCTTTATTTAGGAGGATTTGTAATCATCCCATCATACCTTTTACTTACCCAGATGCTATTCTGTTTAAGTTAGGGATGGCACCTGAATGGGAGGAGGGTATTGTTACTCCCGTGTTCTTTTATGGAGAGCAGGGTATGTTTCGTTTTTGTTTTTGTGTATCATTGGTTGCCTCTCTAACTGCTTACATTTTTCTGTTGTGCTTTTGACAGAGATGTCTTTGAGAAATGTTGTCAAGGCCCAAGGGTTGAAGGAGTATACTGTTGCTGTCCAAGCTAGATCAACTGTTGTTAAGGATCTTGGATCCCCCACTTGTTCTGGTTTTATGGAGATATCCAGTAAGCCAAAGGCTGATCATGTCGAAGTGAGTTCGTCGAAGGTCAATACTAAAGAAAAATCAAAGCGAGTGGAAGCTCCTATTGATGTAGACACTCAAGATGACTAACCTCTTGCATCCCTTGTACCTGGAGTTGGGGCCAGGGTGGCACAGTGTCACAAAGCTAAAGGTGTGATGAAGCGGAAGACCCATCCTGATGTTACTTCTGTGAAAAAGTAAAAGTTCGGCCAGCTTCAAGACGAAGAAAGTGATGACATTGTTACTGCTAACCCTTTGTTTGGTATGCTTTACTTCAGCTTTTGCTTTGTTGAATCTTTCTTGCTTGTTATTTATTTCTTCGTTTGTTTGTAGGTCTGCCTGTGTATTCTGAAGTTCCTGCTCCAAATAACTACTTTGATCTCATTGATAGTCTCGTTCCTGATAACTGGGGGAATTCCTTTGCTGATGATATGAAAAGTTTTCATGATGCCTACTCTGTTATCAACTTTCAAGCTGTTTCTATGGGTCATATTGCTTCTTCCTTCTTACAGAAGCGTACTGCTGAGCTTGAATCTCTGAGAGAGCATCATGTTTCTATGGATGAGAGGGTTAAGATGCTTGAGAAGCAGATATTAATGGCTCCTAGCTATGAAATAGCAGGTTTACAGAAGTAGGTTAAGGTGGGTGAGGTTCAGAAAATTGCCATTGCTGACGAGTTAAAAGACTACAAGAAGCGTTGTGAGGTGTTGAAGTCTGATTATTCTTAAGTTGTTTCTCAGGTTATTCCCCATGCCTGTTAGCAATTACTGAAAAGTGCAGATTTTGGGCAACTTTTGGTAACGTAGTGTTAGCTTCTAAAGTTCAGGCCAGGTGTGAAGTGATAGGAGATTTGGCGTCTAAAGGAGTTGTACAGCTTGCTGACTTTGCCGATTATACTGACCAGGGAAAGGCGATGGTTGAATATGCTTTTGATGAGCTTGAGCAAGCTGATTTTGATTACGTCAAGACCATCTCAGCCAAGATTGATGCCAAACCAAGTGAGCTTTTGAAAACTCTTGCTACTGTTGTGCCTGCGGttcatgaagatgatgaagaaactcTCCTTGAGGTTCCTGAAGCTATGGGGGAGTCTGGAAATGTTGATGCTCCCATTAATTAGTTGTTGTTTGTAGTTGTTTGAAACAGTTATCTTCTTTTGTTTGGCCTAGGTGCCTGGGCTTTATTGCCCTTTTGAACAATGGTCATGTATGACATAACTCTTAGTTCGTTTAATTTTAGCATGCTTTTATTTATATGTTACCATGGATTTTTATCCTGCTTGGATGGGTAAAAACTCTCTACCTTGTAGGATGGTGGTGCAATGATCACTTTTAAGGAAAACTTGTTTCCTTACGTCGAGTGTGTCGAAGCATATTTTGCTTCGTTGCTCGGTATAGTGTGGATTATGACAGGGTTATTTTGCTTGTATGCTGTCATTTTTCTCACATAATGCTCCGTATGGAACTTTAATTTTGTTAAGACATTAATTTATCAAAAGTAGTTGAGAAATTCATTAAGTCTCGTGTAGGAAGTTTATAGACTTCGACTACCAATATTGCATTTTCAACTACATGTTACAAAATAAAAAGTACAAGACTTCTAATGATAAAACTTCTTAAGGTTGGTTGCATTCCATGCCCTTGGTATTGGTTTACCAGTTGTTGTTTCCAGCTTGTAGGAGCATTTTCCCAATACTTGTGCAATCACATAGGGGCCTTCCCAATCTAGTCCCAATTTTCCTTCGTATTCCACCTTGCTTGCACTGTTTAGCCTTAGGACATATTCTCCTACTTTGAAAGTTGAAGGCTTTACTCTTTTGTTGTAGTACCCTTCAATCATTCTTTTGTATGAGGCTTCTCGAATCACAGCTGCTTCTCTTCTCTCTTCAAGAAATCCAAGTTAACTCGAAGGTTTTCTTCGTTGTTTTCATTGTTCGCTGTTCTTTCTGTTAGCACTTGTATTTCTGCGAGGAGAACGGCTTCTGTTCCATATGCAAGGCTGTAGGGGGTTTCACCATTGCTTCGTTTAGGAGTTGTTCTATGTGCCCACAGCACCAGGGGAAGCTCATCGACCCACCCCTTTCTGCATTTACCCAAGCGTTTCTCTATCCCTTTGATTATGTCTCGGTTTGTTACCTCCACCTGTCCATTTCCTTGGGGATGATATACCGAGGTGAAGCTTTGCTGGATTTTCAATTGTTTGCAGAATTTTGGGAATATTCCTTCTGCGAATTGTTTTCCATTGTCTGATACTATTTCCTGGGGGACTCCGAACCTGCATACAATGTGTTCCCAGACAAATTTCTCTATCTACTTACCGGTGATTGCTGCCAACGTTTTTGCTTCGGCCCACTTGGTGAAGTAATCAATTGCTACCAGTAGGAATCTTGGGCTTCCTGGTGTATTACTGATGGGTCCgactaatgataccgcaacccgcatgcgcaccccatATGTATGCGGACGCCCACTAGTGTGCCTATGCGTGTGCTCatgtgcgttatgcggtatgcggattcatatctaatgcctttgttcccggtacagtgattacttggctatcaagtaaatatattttccataattacatccatGATTCGGGGGAGTtcgttatggaaaggattgccattatctcggatggttctagaattagggtttgtgaaaggaccagtcctaatccatccggacgaagtctatatcgattataaacgattcacaacagttgattacatcgcgaggtacttgacctctatatgatacattttacaaacattgcattcttttttgaaaagacaatctttcattacatcaaaagttgacggcatgcataccatttcataatatatctaactataattgacttaataataatcttgatgaactcaacgactcaaatgcaacgtcttttgaaatatgtcatgaatgactccaagtaatatatctaagatgagcaaatacacagcggaagatttctttcgtacctgagaataaacatgctttcaagtgtcaaccaaaaggttggtgagttcattagtttaacataaataatcatttcataattttaatagaccacaagatttcatacttccatttctcataatcatacgtcccatacatagagacaaaaatatcattcatatggattgaacacctggtaaccgacattaaaaatatgcatatagaatatccccatcattccgggatcctccatcggacatgatataaatttcgaagtactaaagcatccggtactttggatggggcttgttgggcccgatagatctatctttagagttcgcgtcaattagggtgtctgttccctaattcttagattaccagacttaataaaaaggggcatattcgatttcgataattcaaccatataatgtagtttcgattacttgtgtctatttcgtaaaacatttataaaaacagcgcatgtattctcaatcccaaaaatatatattgcaaaaacatttaaaaagggattaatgaaactcacgcatataattattgtaaaacatttactaaagcatttgcatgtattctcagccccaaaaatatatattgcaaaagcatttaaaaagggaataatgaaactcacgtatataattattgtaaaacagttactaaagcatttgcatgtattctcagcctcaaaaatgtaaagagtaaaagggaatcaaatgaactcacctaatgtattttgtagtaaaaatacatatggctattttgaacaactgaacaacgcagggttggcctcggattcacgaacctatattatttgtatatattaaaatgtataatcaaaATTGAACAAATTcctatattataacttatgttatatactatgtatatttaatttgtgtatacaacATGATTAGTGCTTAGATaattatattactatatatatatatatatatatatatatatatatatatatatatatatatatatatatatatatatatatatatatatatatatatatatatatatatatatatatatatatatatatatatatatatattcagttagttttatattaaaaatacttgatttgatatatatgaatattcgtataaaattcgTTAATAGAATTAATACATACATTTATGTATTATtacctataaatatatttttatatacataacatttatttagtaaaatcatattaataaaggtaagtaaaagttgtagttgataattataataatattaaaaataacaatactgataatcaataataattatggtaattttactgttaataatagctagaataatagttttaatagtaataataacaattctcataatattgatattaatacctataataacctgataacactaataataatgataatattaatattacataataataatactcatacttatAGATTGATGTAAATgataatgtttatgaaaataataatagtaactttaataatacttctaattaataataatgataataataataataatatttttaagtttgatatttatgttaataataataataatactaataatgataatggtaataatattagtaatagtatcaattataatactagtcttaatatatataataataattactaataataacaataacaataataatgacattaacaataacaacaacaacaataataataataataataataataataataataataataataataataataataataataataataataataataataataataataataataattataataataataataataataataataataaaaattgggaGTTATACCTTAAAGAGAATTCGGACTAAAAAAAGATGACACCAgtcaggatcgaacccgagacctctcggttaaccaaCACTCCCCCATACCACTGCTCTGTTTACGTTTTTACTGAATTAAAcccattaaatttttatttaaaaccTTTCTGTTTCAACTCcttattcttcttcttccccaTACATTAAATGACCAGGGATTCACTCAAGGTAACTAACTAGGTTTTAAAGGTTGACTTACATTATGAATTGAATTAGAACGAGTTGTGATGCTTGACTGATTTTAACAgaaacgaaaaataaaaaaaaaatatgttgtaACAGATTCGAAACCACGATGAACAACTCAAATAGTGATTTTGGATTCAAGGCTATTTTGGCTTATGGTTACAACATGAAAGATGTTTTAAATCATTGCTAGAAACTTTACGAAAGATCAATTTGGCTTGAAACTCAAAAATAAATCCGAATTTTTCTGAAGAACATCGGTTGACTTTTATTTATTAAACCTTGACTCTTTGAATTCGAATTTAATATGAAAAATTAACGATTGAAAATTTGCAGATAGATTAAATTgaagattcctaacaaaacctcatttatagattttaaaataataatcaaaTCGAATTTTTTTGAAAATAGACACAGAACAGGGGACGTTTGGTTTATTTTTAAAACTTTCGatttaaaaaaaatgaattgaAGTGAATTGGGGGTCGTATGACTACTGCACGAATTTGTGTAATACATATATTCAATTCTGAATTTGTTTAGTGGGGCTTAAAGGTCGACAGGGATTAATTCGATAGTACAGAAAACAAATTAAAATAACAATCTGATTAAGACACTAAACAAATTATGGATTTATCTGTTATCTAAAGTCGACGGAATTAAAGTTAGAGACAGGAACAAATTAGTGATACAGTCTGATGTACACGTGAACTGCCTTTAAATTCCAAATTTTATTCGGATGATATTATCCAGTTTATAaataatcaataattaataattctaattataataataataataatttaaataaaaattactacTGTTTTCCTAACATATTACTGTAAATgtctgcgtatatatatatatattatatacatgtgtatatctatctctatgtatgtatatttattatatatatatttttatagattataattattattaataataaatataactataatgataatattcttaatataattattaatagtaaataTAGTAATCTCCTtactaatgataatggtaataatactcttattaatgatactaataatatacatagtaataatatcaataataataataaattattttatttttttaatgacaatgataatgatcatgataatttatagtaatagtaattattattaataataatgatattcaataataatactaatacttatcaaAATGACAAAAATTATAATTACCGAATATGATATTATCaatgataattatattactaataataatagtaacatacAATTTTTATGTATCAATTTTCATAAAATGatttttatgtataaatattaataataataattattattataataatagtcATATAATAACCACAATTAAACttgtattacaatttattaattatgtaatataataaaatttatcgaatacttattatttatatattttataaatgttacaattgttattaatagaaatattttatatatatatacatgtatctatacagattcataataatattatatatattatttatataatgacCTAGTTATTTTGTTTGTTATTTTTCATTGTTAATTCTAATTGCTTAAAGTATACTTTGcccaaagtatactttattaattcaatatgttatatatacacacttatttatatatatatatatatatatatatatatatatatatatatatatatatatatatatatatatatatatatatatatatatttacttaattatttactcacttttgttcgtgaatcgtcggacatagtcaaaagtcaaatgatttcatgaatatagatttcaaaactttcaagactcaacattacgaaTTTTGTTTAtcttgtcagaaacatataaagattaaagtttaaatttggtcgaaaattcccgggtcatcacagtacctacccgttaaagaaatttcgtcccgaaatttgagtgaggtcgtcatggctaacaataaatatgttttttgtTTTTCTTGACAAATAtgaactgataaatagagttttcatcattacagaataatacagataaaataagtCGATTATTCAaaaagtacgaatgaaactatcatgagagaggtcctaacgggcatcgtccaccttcgcccaaaaacttgcccaaatttttagccgttagtaaaataaataaaaaaaaatttcaacggcTATCCTAACGGTCATTTTTACACTATAtagacaccaaccatatacttcattttatacactcaaacatatatttcttttatatatccatctttctcaagatcaagatcaaacactcccaaactgcaaaatgttaactcttcccccaatgattgtttcattcgatgttcattacggaggtgatttccgtaatcaaatgaaggaatatgagtgggacgacagtatttcgtttgaagatatcgacattcgtgatgttggtttacaagatttgctatcctttctgaaggaaagagTTCGTgtaaattcacgtctgtgttcttttatagagACGGTTATGattcggattgtagggcaagttttctgtgtaccgatgatcaatggtactttataaaagataccattgaagatcgtggtaaacacatttctttgtatgcggttcttgaagatgaagagacgttgggttatcgttacctcgatgaatcagttgaagcagcagttgaggcatcaagagaaataccgatgtctccaaagtacctcacggatggtgaaatgaccggtgaacgctactttgtagatgacaattgacgatgacaagtagtttgattgtaatcttttaatttttaattatcgtgatgttttaatttttaattattgtaatttcagtgttgttgtcgagttttacatcttcctttatgtttcggagttcttcgtctttttaatctcctctcgatctctagtaaaacgagtaatggtctggaatttgtaagtatggagtttcgaatgaatttaatgttataatcaagaaagaacgtaatagcacgatttgattcgtcagattaccagaatcattgagaatagagctatcaagaatatactttcttgatatgttctgaagttaattagaatgaaagagttatgtaacatgacacaagatggtggtatgatctactgtgaaccatcatgtcccattagaactcggcatgacttactgtaatataatcacgttgatcaagtgtcattatattatactaactcatgcatcagttcccaacattatttcaataacattcatattttaggctcgaaagtttacagaatatagaaactaacagtttctatatgatgtaacactgatagcatgaagagataaatgatttcggatagtattagttataaaaatatactcagaaatatcgaggatatttataatgaaagatacgataatatctttgaatatctaagatcagaggatgatggagactattgtccgcaagggtttagagtaatgagcaaaatattaGCTAaaaacttcagcagacattgaatcatttagattctttgaagtcaaacttattctttgtgatttgtccacagtttctttcatagtttcgcataatccgcttttcggtactaagttttctattgaatgtttccaatataatgatacacaggaagcacgaggaggtatataatttcgaatgagaatatttatgaaaatatcctcagaaatatcgaagatattgatgatgatattttggaatttctaagttcgatggttgatgaagaaggttttccgcaagattttaacatgagtacggagcaagatatttgttgaaggtttcatcggatccagaattacctggattctttgaatatatggtatggtccttgtatttgtccttggtctccttcgtggttagctcaatctgttttccagttccaacttttctgagcttttccaacatactattctttatcgtaaaactttcgatgattatgatcatttacggttgtctatggtttctgctgcttcattcagctttttcaacattcagggtattgatttgtgactgagtgcttttcagaattccagaaggagagatcataattctaagagataaatgtcatatataactgttgatgtagatatgctgtgagttttcaaagtactgattgctgatttccggtaattggtatggcagttctcgttacaagatgcggatgagtatatgatagggtttcaatgaagaaatataatgatttgtcagagagatttaagccaagaagcaacgaggttgctggtacgtttactgctaatgtagtgagatataaacggttttccggtattgatgacgaaaggAAACTttaatatcagggttataataagctaaaccgagtgaaaattcggagttgacttgttggagctgtgacaaaatttactaccttgaaaagggattgtgaagttattttgggtaataataatgctaaaggatctaatacagatacatgttaaacgttttactcaggttccgagtatttttaggtgcatagttatatgcatcactctttccttccgtaaatgatgtgcgattagttcatcctctcgattgaaatgttttcaagaattatgaaaggtttgaatgccgattgaaatcgtcaagatacaaatgaggtttaaaatgagatcaagtggaaaacttgaagaaatgtttagtttcatatgttatagtcaatattttaattcattttaattgtccaatgttggtagtccacagttagcaattcaataattcatgtatagtttaatatatagtattcgaattaattaataagtaacgtgacccgtattcgtctcagactcgatcacaactcaaagtatatatattattatagaattaacctcaaccctgtatagctaactcctgcattactgcatatagagtgtctatggtgattccaaataatatatatagatgcgtcgatatgatatgtcaaaaccttgtatacgtgtcctgatatttaaagtgcgtaaaataaatacagaaattaaatgacgataaataaaatgcgtaaagtaaataacagaaattaaatgacgataaataaaattgcgataattaaattgcgataaacaaactgcgataaataaaatgtaatcagttagctaggaacagttagctggaacagttagcgtggattcttaacaaaatttttcgtagttaatttgtttgtttctatcaaatttttatttcgtcaaatgttttcttcattatgccacttgttggattctgataggtcaaaattcaaatatgaaattgaatgaaaatggttattctgcggtgaacggatacgtatatcggtggttgtaagtaggatagtaaatgactgttgaatcagcttcatcgactgtacaatgtaacttattaaagtgaaatctaaatatttctcgggtattacctacccgttaaaatattttcaccattaacagtttgtacaaaagaatttttaattacaatctttatgaagacatatatacatatatattttcttcagacgtaatcatggatttaatgagtcaatgtgatattaaactcatcagatttacggctaaaactagagtacataatctctaaaacattaaagattacataattgccatgaaggacgaagatagtttatgtagaacgattcgtagaacgatgattatattcgaggtaccgaatgagacgttgaggcgtgtgacattgaaacttgggttgttggtggtaatggtattgataTTGTTGCTGAagatggtaagttttgcaccatattctgcaaattgattactcgagcgcgaagcttgttggcttcttccattatttcggaatgattgtcggttggaacgagcggctgaataaggtttagaattgtggatagaatataatcgtgttgatatattcaggaaatgagggtgaagatggtgtttcagactggttagccggtaagtgcttcaggttcttcaccaagagatgaatgcggttgatgaaaaggatcgccttcttcgcgtctccattgattaagtcgtttacgaacccattagatgaattggggatggttgatttgttgattcattctggtgacactgctttcggagcttaggtgaatatccatgttggtatagctgtcagaataactatcggaatagctatcaaaatctgagagactcgaactggttgagggattcatctcgtacaatcagatgaaggtttttcgataaaaaaaaatagattgtaggatgtagattagtactctgcaatatataatttacatatgcatatataatactaaaatcccataagttacggagcaaTCTACAGAATCTGTtaggcaaaggtaataataacagatatgctaagatatgaattttgtctatacactattcatgcaatcaatacagtaagatgtgtctagattaagaatgataagcaaatgattccctaagaatgatgagcaggtaattttcgacacgaaatgataagcaaaacttttggcatacagatacggtcgaagtccagactcactaatgcatcctaacgacttatcagtcagacacactaatgtagacttggttcgctaagaccaccgctctgataccaactaaaaggacccgtcctaatccatccggacgaagtccata
The window above is part of the Rutidosis leptorrhynchoides isolate AG116_Rl617_1_P2 chromosome 1, CSIRO_AGI_Rlap_v1, whole genome shotgun sequence genome. Proteins encoded here:
- the LOC139867742 gene encoding uncharacterized protein, with protein sequence MRVAVSLVGPISNTPGSPRFLLVAIDYFTKWAEAKTLAAITEGIFPKFCKQLKIQQSFTSVYHPQGNGQVEVTNRDIIKGIEKRLGKCRKGWVDELPLVLWAHRTTPKRSNGETPYSLAYGTEAVLLAEIQVLTERTANNENNEENLRVNLDFLKREEKQL